The region TAGCTGCCTGAGGTACTTCGTTTGAAATACTCAATGCTAACAATCCAGACATACTGGCACAAGATGTCCACCAATTGTGTCCCATAGAATTAAGCGAATGAATTCGGGTTGGTTCTAAAAACCAATCACCTAAACCAGGTAGGACTCCATAATTGAATAAGCCCTCAGCAATTTCTTTTCTTTCTGTTTCTGAAAGCATATTGTAAATTCCATCATAGGCAATAGCACTAATACGGCATTTATGAGAAAATCCTAAATCTGCTCGCCAAGCTGGTTTCCGCAACATCATTTCATCGGTACTACTCCATTGTTTACCTCTTATTGAATTCAATAATATTTCTTTTGTTTTTTCGGCATATTTTTTATCATTAGACATTAAATAAGCCAAAGCCAAATAATCGGTCTTCAGTAAATCATTTTTAGAAAGCGCATCATCTGCTTGTTTTTTAATGATTTTCCAAGCTTCCTTTAATCTTGGATCACTATCCGTCATTTTTTTTGCGTAGTTGACTCTTTCCGAAGTTAACAATAATGCAGGGTGCTGCATTTTTTGCGACCATAATAGATTAGAAACTATTATAAAAGCCGCTAAAAGTATTTTTTTCATATTCCAATTTTAAAAAATTGTTTGCCAATCTATATTGACGTGGTAATATTTGCAAAAATAGGCTGCTATACAAGATAACAGCCTACTAAATAACTCAGCTAACAATTAACCAAACTTTTTATCCGAGTCTTAAATGAATATTTAGTGGTAAGAAATCTATTCGTTTGAAGGTTTACCAATTGTAGCCAGTATACCTCCATCTACATAAATTACTTGTCCATTAATAAAATTGCTTGCTTCTGAGGCTAGAAATACGGCGGTACCAGCAAGATCTTCAGGCTCTCCCCAACGTCCAGCGGGTGTACGACTGATGATAAAATCATTAAATGGATGTCCATCTACGCGAATTGGAGCTGTTTGTGAAGTGGCAAAATATCCAGGGCCAATAGCATTAACCTGTACATTATACTTAGCCCATTCTGTTGCTAAACTACGAGTTAACATTTTAAGCCCTCCTTTAGCTGAGGCATAAGCACTCACGTTATCACGCCCTAGTTCGCTCATCATTGAGCAGATGTTAATAATTTTACCCGAGCGGCGCTCAACCATATTTTTAGCCACTAATTTGGACATGATAAAAGGACCAATAAGGTCTACATCAACCACTTTTCTAAAATCGGAGACAGGCATATCTAAAGCTAATACTCTTAGAATAATTCCGGCATTGTTTACCAGAATATCAATTTTACCATGATTTTTTTCAATAAGGGTCACTTGTTTCTCTGCTTCTACTTCATCGGTGACATCAAACACATAACCTGAAGCTTTAAATCCTAAATCCTTATACTGCTCGATAGCCGCATCTAAAGGTTCTTTTAGGTTATTTGTTATAATTAATTCGGCACCTGCCTGAGCCAATCCAATCGCCATAGCCATTCCTAAACCATGTGTCGCTCCTGTAATTAAAGCTGTTTTTCCTTGTAAACTAAATGAATTCATTTTCAACTTTTTTATTAGAATTTTGTATAATAGATGATTTTGCGGCTAAACTTTCTGAAAGTTCTTCGAGCGTTCTACCTTTGGTTTCAGGCATTTGAAAGAATACCCATAATAACTGCCAAACCATCATTAGACAGAAAATAGAGAACACTGTAGTTGCGCCAATTTCATTAAACAAAAAAGGGATAAAAGATGGGATCAACGCCGCCAATACCCAATGTACCGAAGTTCCAAAAGCTGTACCTGCCGCACGTAATTTATTTGGGAACAATTCTGAAATAAATACCCAAATTACTGAACCTTGTCCTACTGCGTGAGAAGCAATGAATAAAAAGAAAAACAAAGGAACTGCCATACCTTTCCACTCAAAATAGAATGCCATAGTCACTAGAGCTAAGGAAACAATATATCCAACAGACCCTAAATACATCAAAGTTTTACGACCATATTTGTCTATTAATGAAATTCCTACCAGTGTAAATACTAAGTTTACCATTCCGATTCCGATGCTGCTAAAGAAAGAAGCCGATTTTTCAAGACCTGCCAATTCAAAAATCCTCGGTGCATAATATAAAAATGCATTGATTCCGGAAAATTGATTGAATAAGGCAATAAAGAAAGCCAGCATTAACGGTTTTCTATATTTTTTCATAAAGATAGATTCGTCTACTTTTTCTTTTACTTTTTCATTAGACATAGCTTCTAATTCCAACTCTGCTTCTTCGGGAGTGTTCACTAGTAAAAGAATTTCTTTTGCTTTAGCTGTATCTTTTTTATAATCAAAAATGTAACGAGGACTTTCTGGGATGCCCAAAACCAAAAGTGTGTAAATTAATGCTGGAGCTGCTTGTACTCCCAACATCCAACGCCATGAATTTTCTCCTATATCCTGTAATAAATAATTGGAAAGAAAAGCAATCAGAATACCGAATACGATGTTAAATTGATATAGTGCCACTAACTTACCACGGTCTTTGGCCGGAGCAATTTCGGATACATAGGTTGGAGCAGCAATAGTTGAGGCGCCAATACCTAAGCCTCCAAGGAATCGGAAAACCGTAAAAACAATCGGGGAATTCGCAAAAGCCGTTCCAACTGCCGACAAAAAGAACAACACTCCAATTAAAATCAAAGTGTTTTTGCGACCTAATTTGTTGGTAGGCAATGCTCCAAAAACAGCTCCTAATACAGTCCCCCAAAGTGCAGAAGACATGACTACCAAACCATGAAACAAATCCGAAGAATTCCATAATGTCTGTAATTGTTTATCGGCTCCCGAAATGACAACGGTATCAAAGCCGAAAAGAAAACCAGCCAACGCCACAACGACCGACCAGTAAATGATTTTTTTATTTTTCATTTTAAAAAAGGCAATTAAAATTTTGGTTTTATAATTAGTTGAGTTTATAAGTAATTAATGGCTTTTGACCCTGTGCAATTTTTTTGTAGCGCAATAATGCTTCTACATAATAATAATCGGCGTAGATAATGGAATAATCAATCTCAGAACCAGCGGGTTTATGTCCTGTAGAATGTAATAAAAGTGCTGAATTATGATTTTTACTCTGATATTTTGCTGATAACTCTTTTAACATCCCCAAGGCTTTTTCATTGTATTCATTAGCCAGATTATTATCAGTTGTATAAACACCCAATTCTAATAATGCAGAGGCAACGACAGCTGCCGCTGATGCATCACGGGGTGCCTTTGGAATTGCAGGATCATCAAAGTCCCAATACGGAATTAAATCTTTTGGTAACCGATCTAAATAAACACGGGTTACTTTGTGCGCAAAATCAAGGAATTTAGGATCTTTCGTTTCGCGATATACCATCGTATAACCGTAAATTGCCCACGCCTGTCCGCGTGCCCACATACTGCTGTCACTATACCCCTGATGCGTAACTCCTTTTATTTTTTTACCTGTTTCTTTATCATAAACTACTGCGTGATAGGAAGTGTAATCGGGTCTAAAATGGTTATTCATGGTTACTGTTGCGTGGCTAACTGCCATATCGTATAATTGTTTTGATCCACCATTTTTGGAAGCCCAGAATAACAATTCCAAATTAATCATGTTATCCATAATGGTATTATGCTGAGGCCATTCCATGTTTGCTACATCGCGAGGCCACGATAAAATAGTCCCCACTTTTGGGTTAAATAAAGTTGCCAATGTATCAGCAGTTTTCAGTAATACTGATTTATACTCCGGATCTTTGGTTAAACGATACCCATTACCGTAACTACAAAATACCTGAAAACCTAAATCGTGATCTGTAGCTGGAGAAACCGAAAGCGGTTTTAAATACTCCGTATATTTATCTGCAATTTTTTTCCACTTACTGTCTGCAGTAGCCTCAAAAAGGTACCATAACTCTCCTGGCCAAAAACCACTGGTCCAATCGGTGTAATCTACCATCCGCCATTGAGTGGCATTAGGTGCTATATTTCTAGGTATTAAACCATTATCTGGAATTTGAGCTAAAGCTTTTGAAGTTTGCTTTACACAATAATTTAATTCAGCATCTACATTGAAATCATTTTCTGCTGAAGATTGAACCAACTGCCTACCACAGCTGATAAACAGCATAAATACCCCCAGTATAACTGTTACTTGTTTGTTTAGAATCATAATCTTATTACTGTAATTCATTATTTATTTAGTTCCCAATAAATAGTATATCGCTGTCTGTGTATATCAGAAATTGGTTTTAATACGTCGTTATTTCCCTTAATCTTAAACAATAAATCATTATTGTTTACTTTGGAAATATTCTTTAGTAATTCCTTAGATGAATAGTTCAGCTTGTTTGTAATCGAAACCGGAACATGATAATCGTAGGTATAATAATCATTGTATAATTTAGGATTACTAAAGGGCGCCGGCTCTATCATATCGGCAGTACCTAATTCGGCCGCCAGGACAATTGGTCCATAAGTTACTGCTACTACTTTTGGATTATCCGGAGTAGGTGTAATCTTTAATGGTAAATCAAATGCCACATCGATAGTATCTCCATTTTTCCACTTGCGATTGAGTACGATATAATTACCCGGTTTTACTGTAACTTTTTGCTGTTCACCATTTATTGAAACTTTAACGCCTTCTGTTGCCCAATTCGGATATCTAATATTTATCGGAACAGCTTCTGAACCCGCTGTATTAATGGTTAATTTGATATTATTTTGATTTGGGAAAGCCGTTTCTTGTTTAATCGTTAATCCTTTCTCTTTCCAAACTAATTGAGATGGAATGAAAAGATTGACAAACAAATCCTTCTTACCATGATAATAAATAAATTCTCCATATTTGGCCTGATTTTCAAAACCACTTCCTACACAACACCAAAAGGAATCTTCCGGTGTGCTGTATACTTTATGGGCACCTGGTTTCATAGGCAGGAAATATGCAACCATTCCTGATTGTGGATCCTGCTGTCCCAAAATGTGGTTATACAAAGCCTTTTCGTAAAAATCAACGTATTTAATTTTAGGATCATAGGCAAATAAGTGACGTGTTAGTTTCAGCATGTTATATACATTACAAGATTCGCCAGTGTATCCACTCAAATGTTCTGATTGATGATCAGGTTCAAAAAATTTTTCTTTATCACTATTACTGCCAGTAATAAAGGAATGATGATCTACTACGGTATTCCAAAAGAACTCAGATATTTCTCGATATTTATTTGTACCTTCTAATTCATAAGCCCGAGAAATACCAATCAATTTAGGAATATAGGTATTGGCATGCTTTTTATTCAGATTGTCTTCCTTATCAATCAATGGATTTAAAGCATCGTCATGATAAAAGAACTCTGCAAGGAACTTATAATTTGGATTTGCTGTAATTTGATATAAAGCAT is a window of Flavobacterium crocinum DNA encoding:
- a CDS encoding glycoside hydrolase family 88 protein, which codes for MNYSNKIMILNKQVTVILGVFMLFISCGRQLVQSSAENDFNVDAELNYCVKQTSKALAQIPDNGLIPRNIAPNATQWRMVDYTDWTSGFWPGELWYLFEATADSKWKKIADKYTEYLKPLSVSPATDHDLGFQVFCSYGNGYRLTKDPEYKSVLLKTADTLATLFNPKVGTILSWPRDVANMEWPQHNTIMDNMINLELLFWASKNGGSKQLYDMAVSHATVTMNNHFRPDYTSYHAVVYDKETGKKIKGVTHQGYSDSSMWARGQAWAIYGYTMVYRETKDPKFLDFAHKVTRVYLDRLPKDLIPYWDFDDPAIPKAPRDASAAAVVASALLELGVYTTDNNLANEYNEKALGMLKELSAKYQSKNHNSALLLHSTGHKPAGSEIDYSIIYADYYYVEALLRYKKIAQGQKPLITYKLN
- a CDS encoding gluconate 5-dehydrogenase translates to MNSFSLQGKTALITGATHGLGMAMAIGLAQAGAELIITNNLKEPLDAAIEQYKDLGFKASGYVFDVTDEVEAEKQVTLIEKNHGKIDILVNNAGIILRVLALDMPVSDFRKVVDVDLIGPFIMSKLVAKNMVERRSGKIINICSMMSELGRDNVSAYASAKGGLKMLTRSLATEWAKYNVQVNAIGPGYFATSQTAPIRVDGHPFNDFIISRTPAGRWGEPEDLAGTAVFLASEASNFINGQVIYVDGGILATIGKPSNE
- a CDS encoding sugar porter family MFS transporter, with amino-acid sequence MKNKKIIYWSVVVALAGFLFGFDTVVISGADKQLQTLWNSSDLFHGLVVMSSALWGTVLGAVFGALPTNKLGRKNTLILIGVLFFLSAVGTAFANSPIVFTVFRFLGGLGIGASTIAAPTYVSEIAPAKDRGKLVALYQFNIVFGILIAFLSNYLLQDIGENSWRWMLGVQAAPALIYTLLVLGIPESPRYIFDYKKDTAKAKEILLLVNTPEEAELELEAMSNEKVKEKVDESIFMKKYRKPLMLAFFIALFNQFSGINAFLYYAPRIFELAGLEKSASFFSSIGIGMVNLVFTLVGISLIDKYGRKTLMYLGSVGYIVSLALVTMAFYFEWKGMAVPLFFFLFIASHAVGQGSVIWVFISELFPNKLRAAGTAFGTSVHWVLAALIPSFIPFLFNEIGATTVFSIFCLMMVWQLLWVFFQMPETKGRTLEELSESLAAKSSIIQNSNKKVENEFI
- a CDS encoding glycoside hydrolase family 127 protein; protein product: MKYLNHSKYIVFSLITTITASAQSHYPGQHQSKIKVGDTKNVQLTAFDLQNVKLLESPFKDNMIRESKWIMDISASRLLHSFRNNAGIYSGNEGGYFTMKKLGGWESLDCELRGHSTGHILSGLALLYASTGDSKYKVKSDSIVSGLAEIQKALDQKSYLSAFPENLIDRAIKGQKVWAPWYTQHKLFSGLIDQYLYCNSNEAFEVVKGMADWAYQKLKPLTQEERKTMLRNEFGGMNDSFYALYQITANPNYKFLAEFFYHDDALNPLIDKEDNLNKKHANTYIPKLIGISRAYELEGTNKYREISEFFWNTVVDHHSFITGSNSDKEKFFEPDHQSEHLSGYTGESCNVYNMLKLTRHLFAYDPKIKYVDFYEKALYNHILGQQDPQSGMVAYFLPMKPGAHKVYSTPEDSFWCCVGSGFENQAKYGEFIYYHGKKDLFVNLFIPSQLVWKEKGLTIKQETAFPNQNNIKLTINTAGSEAVPINIRYPNWATEGVKVSINGEQQKVTVKPGNYIVLNRKWKNGDTIDVAFDLPLKITPTPDNPKVVAVTYGPIVLAAELGTADMIEPAPFSNPKLYNDYYTYDYHVPVSITNKLNYSSKELLKNISKVNNNDLLFKIKGNNDVLKPISDIHRQRYTIYWELNK